A segment of the Streptococcus dysgalactiae subsp. dysgalactiae genome:
TGGGAGGATTGTATGATTCAACCAATGCTTTTCAAGCGATGGTAGTCGTTTGCCCATCTATCGGTTTAGATCATCAGGCTATCTTGGGAGAGAGTTATGCTGAGATCGCTGCGCAAAAAGCAGGGGTATTAGAGGGGGGTGAAGCCCTTGTTTTTGCCGTTGAAGATCACGCAGCACGATTAGTTTTCTTGGAAAAAGCAGAGCAAGTAGGAGCTTCTATTTGGGAGTGGCAGAAACAATTTCAATTGCAAGGAACACCGACAGGCTATGTTTTTACAAGCCCGTTGAAGACGATTTCAACCATTCACATTGCTATGCCAGGTGAACATCAAGTATCTAATGCTGCTTTGGCGATTATGACGAGTTTAATCTTGCAAGACCGCTATCCTAAGCTAACTCCAGATCACATAAAGGAAGGTCTGGAATCCAGTTATTGGTTGGGCCGTACCGAATTATTAGCGCCAAATCTGATGATTGATGGGGCACATAATAATGAAAGTGTGGCTGCTTTAGTAGCTCTCTTGAAAAGTAAGTACAAGGGTAAAAAGATTCATATTCTGTTTAGTGCGATTGATACCAAACCCATTGCGGATATGTTAGCTAGGTTGGAAACAATGGGCGATTTGTGGGTAACTAGTTTCCATCATCCGAATGCCTATCCGTTAGATAAATACCCTAATCGATTCAGGAGAATAGCCGATTTTAGAGACTTTTTGGATTTGCGTTACCAAGCAACAACAGCCGACTTTTTCCTCGTTACGGGCTCCCTTTACTTTATTTCTGAAGTAAGGCAGTATTGGAAAAGTCAGTCCGATGACAATTCCATTTGAGAATCAACAATTAGAGATCATTTAAAAAGGGGAAGACTATTGTCTATTAATAAAGAAAAAGCAGAAGCAGCCATCTACCAATTTCTTGAAGCAATTGGAGAAAATCCAAATCGAGAAGGGCTTCTTGATACACCTAAACGAGTTGCAAAGATGTATGCTGAGATGTTTGCAGGTCTTAACAAAGACCCTAAGGAGGAATTTACAGCTGTTTTTACGGAACACCATGAGGATGTGGTTATCGTCAAAGACATTAGTTTTTATTCCATGTGTGAACATCATCTGGTGCCCTTTTATGGCAAAGCTCATATTGCTTACTTACCAAGTGATGGTTGTGTCACTGGCCTGAGTAAATTAGTGAGAGCGGTTGAGGTCGCAAGTAAACGTCCTCAGTTACAAGAGCGCTTAACCGCTCAAATTGCAGACGCTTTGGTTGAGGCTCTTCATCCAACAGGCGTTTTGGTCCTCGTTGAAGCAGAGCACATGTGCATGACAATGCGAGGCATCAAAAAGCCAGGAAGTAAAACCATCACGACTACGGCAAGAGGTCTGTACAAGGAAAATCGTTCTGAAAGACAAGAAGTTATGGCATTAATGACAAAAGCTTAGGAGGGGACTATGAAGATTGGGAAATTTGTGATTGACGGTAACGCTGCTATTATGGGAATTTTAAATGTGACTCCCGATTCCTTTTCCGATGGTGGTTCATACACGACAGTACAAAAAGCCTTACAACAGGTAGACCAGCTAATTGCTGATGGGGCCAAAATTATTGATGTTGGCGGTGAATCCACTCGACCAGGTTACCAATTTGTGAGCGCTGCTGATGAAATTGAGCGTGTCATTCCCGTGATTAAAGCCATTAAAGCAAAATATGATGTGTTAATCAGTATTGATACCTACAAAACAGAAACCGCAAGAGCAGCTTTAGAAGCTGGTGCTGATATTTTAAATGATGTCTGGGCAGGTTTATACGATGGGGGAATGCTTGCTTTAGCAGCGGAGTATGATGTGCCTATTATCTTGATGCATAACCAAAAAGAAGAAGTCTATCAAGATGTAACACAAGATGTTTGTGATTTTTTGAGTGCTAGAGCTCAGGCAGCTATAGATATTGGAGTACCAAAAGACAATATTTGGATTGATCCAGGATTTGGATTTGCCAAATCTGTTCAACACAATATGGAGTTATTAAAAGGATTGGATTGTGTCTGTCAGTTGGGTTATCCTGTCTTGTTTGGTATTTCGAGAAAGCGTGTTGTAGATGCATTGTTAGGCGGCAACACCAAAGCTAAAGAGCGAGATGGAGCGACAGCAGCCTTATCTGCTTACGCCCTTGGAAAAGGCTGTCAGCTTGTACGCGTACACGATGTCAAGGCTAATCAAGAAATTGTGGCTGTTTTGAGTCAGTTGATGTGAGGGATGTATGGATAAAATAATATTAGACGGTTGTCGATTTTACGGCTATCATGGAGCCTTTCAAGAAGAACAAACCCTTGGACAGATTTTCTTGGTTGATTTAGAACTAGCAGTAGATTTACAAGCAGCCTCTTTGTCAGATGAATTGGCTGATACTGTTCATTATGGTATGGTTTTTGAGAGTGTTCGCCAGTTGGTAGAAGGGGAAACATTTACCTTGATTGAATGTTTAGCAGGTGCGATTTGTGAAAAACTTTTTGACGAATTTTCACGGATTGAAGCCATTAAAGTAGCCATCAAAAAAGAAAACCCACCGATCGCAGGACATTACAAGGCAGTTGGTATTGAATTGGAGAGGCAGCGATGACCATTGTTTATTTAAGTTTAGGGACCAATATGGGAGACCGGGAAGAGTACTTGAGTCAAGCTGTCCAGTCCCTTTCTAAGATTCCTAAAACCCATTTACTAGCCCAATCGTCTATTTATGAAACGGCTGCTTGGGGTAAGACAGATCAAGAT
Coding sequences within it:
- a CDS encoding bifunctional folylpolyglutamate synthase/dihydrofolate synthase; the protein is MTYQETLDWIHGRLAFGIKPGLERMLWVLNQLGNPQERIKGIHVVGTNGKGSTVNNLQHIFTAAGYEVGTFTSPYIMDFKERISINGNMISEADLVYAANRVRPLTERLVQETDFGEVTEFEVITLIMFLYFGDMHPVDLAIIEAGLGGLYDSTNAFQAMVVVCPSIGLDHQAILGESYAEIAAQKAGVLEGGEALVFAVEDHAARLVFLEKAEQVGASIWEWQKQFQLQGTPTGYVFTSPLKTISTIHIAMPGEHQVSNAALAIMTSLILQDRYPKLTPDHIKEGLESSYWLGRTELLAPNLMIDGAHNNESVAALVALLKSKYKGKKIHILFSAIDTKPIADMLARLETMGDLWVTSFHHPNAYPLDKYPNRFRRIADFRDFLDLRYQATTADFFLVTGSLYFISEVRQYWKSQSDDNSI
- the folE gene encoding GTP cyclohydrolase I FolE; translated protein: MSINKEKAEAAIYQFLEAIGENPNREGLLDTPKRVAKMYAEMFAGLNKDPKEEFTAVFTEHHEDVVIVKDISFYSMCEHHLVPFYGKAHIAYLPSDGCVTGLSKLVRAVEVASKRPQLQERLTAQIADALVEALHPTGVLVLVEAEHMCMTMRGIKKPGSKTITTTARGLYKENRSERQEVMALMTKA
- the folP gene encoding dihydropteroate synthase; the protein is MKIGKFVIDGNAAIMGILNVTPDSFSDGGSYTTVQKALQQVDQLIADGAKIIDVGGESTRPGYQFVSAADEIERVIPVIKAIKAKYDVLISIDTYKTETARAALEAGADILNDVWAGLYDGGMLALAAEYDVPIILMHNQKEEVYQDVTQDVCDFLSARAQAAIDIGVPKDNIWIDPGFGFAKSVQHNMELLKGLDCVCQLGYPVLFGISRKRVVDALLGGNTKAKERDGATAALSAYALGKGCQLVRVHDVKANQEIVAVLSQLM
- the folB gene encoding dihydroneopterin aldolase, translated to MDKIILDGCRFYGYHGAFQEEQTLGQIFLVDLELAVDLQAASLSDELADTVHYGMVFESVRQLVEGETFTLIECLAGAICEKLFDEFSRIEAIKVAIKKENPPIAGHYKAVGIELERQR